ttgattaaagataaaacaaattggTTTTGTTAGgttaagttagacttaaagttatggtgagaaaattttacttgtttttggcATTTAATTTCAAGGATTTGTGCATGTGATATGTGTGGAAATTGATATTTAGTATGTTTCTGACATGTTCCTTTTGGAACTGACAAAGAAACAACATGCTTGGTTGATTTGAGTAAGCTTGCCTCCAATGTAAAAGAAACAACAACACTCTTAATCTCTAGAAGGTTCTTCATCTGATTTGATTCATCAAACCAAAGCTGCAATTTTGATGTTTAAAACAAAGCAGAACAGAAGAAAGATGTTAGCTTTCTTACCAGCTTACCAGGAGCATCTCAAAGGCTACAAATTCTGAGTGCTGATCTGAGCAATCCAGAAAGCTTCAGTGCAGCCATTGAAGGGTGTGTTGGAGTGTTCCATGTTGCTACCCCAGTTGACTTTGAACAGAGAGAAGCAGAAGAAGTAGTGACCAAAAGATCCATTGATGGTGCACTTGGCATTTTGAAGGCATGCCTGAACTGCAAGAGTGTGAAGAGAGTTGTTTACACCTCTAGTGCCTCTGCTGTGATTTATAGTGGCAAAGAAGAACAAGTGATGGATGAAAGCTCTTGGACTGACGTAGATCTTCTCAGAGCTTCAAAGCCATTTGCATGGTCTTATGCAGTTTCAAAGACATTGACAGAGAAGGCAGTGCTTGAATTTGGAGAACAAAATGCCTTGGATGTTGTGACTCTAattccatcttttgtttttggaTCCTTCATTATTCCAAAGCTTCCTGGCTCGGTTCATGCTTCATTCAAATTTGCATGTGGTTAGTGATGCAATTTGATTCTCATATTTATGTAACAGTGTGTTATTTTCTGTGATTGTTCATCTCatagttaaaaaaatgattaactaTGCATTTACTCCTTAAACTTGTGAAATTGAAACTCGTTCTTTTCTCAAACTTTGATATAATTTAGTtcctaaactttaaaaataaataaatatcattcattttttaagtttgaggactaaaatgtattaaagttttcGATATGAACGAATTTCAATTCAGTATTtaagtttagggactaaaaacatttttatctttaagaaaatgtaaatatataataggAAACTTTTGCAGGAGAAGAAACTACATTTGGTTCCCTCCTTGAGGTAGCTATGGTACATGTGGATGATGTGGCTAGAGCACATATATTTCTGCTGGAGAATCAAAATCCAAAAGGGAGGTATAATTGTTCAAAATGTTTGGTTACTTATGAAAGGATCTCTGAACTTGTTTCTGCCAAATACCAAGAATTTAAGCCAAAGACAGTAGAGTGAGTTTCTGTTAAACTTCATGCTGTAACACATTTAACATGCttcttgatttgagtgtttggtttttctttgatttcatTGCAACAAGTATTTGGCTAGTTGTTTATTTCTTGTAGCTGTTTCAGCAAAATGGAAGGTACAAAGATACCAGATTTATCATCAAAGAAGCTCACAGATGCTGGATTTGTGTTCAAGTATGGAGTTGAGGAGATGCTTGATGATGCAATTCAATGCTGCAAGGAAAAAGGGATATCTCTTAAGGAATAATATGTAACCTTGTTTATGTCATGTATGAGGATGGATATCCATAAAATGAGACAAAAATGATCCATCTGAAAAGTGGTTCATGTTTGGACATTATGCTTTTGGGACCATAATATGATCTGTATAGTATTGCTTTAAttttgacaaatttatgatcatatGTTTCATAGAAGTGCTAGAGTTGTGGCGTTTTCAAAGAGGCTTGCAAGATGAACATCTTTTTGtgggaaaataatattttttacattaagaaaaacatgttttgtAGAAGAACACTagaatgttttttctttaaatagtATGTGGtattatattttctcttataCTACTTAAATAGTCTttgcaaaatattttttctacactaatattatttttaaaaaaatagtataaaaaatgaGAGTCATACATCAATtaaagataaggtcaatttataatataattttatagtatataaatgagTGCAATTCTCATATTACAAATTTGTTTTGTGGGTTAACCTGATATAAGAAATCAGGTTAGAGCCTCATAATGATGTTTCTTAAACATATTGTTCTACATGTTAAgttttggtttttaaattttattttcaaaattgcttggtaaaagaaaaaaactggTTAAAACAAATTgggatattttaaattatatataaaatgagagAATATTTTGGTGATACAAAGTTTGGGATATTTGGCATCTCATGTGTCGTTTTCTGTTGCAAGTGGCAATGACAACAATCCAACACTGTCATCACTCTTTGCCCTCAGAAACACAATCCTTCTGAACTCTTAAGAAGAGCACACTTTTTTCTGCTGGTTACTTCCCTTCTTCATTTCTTACATCTGCCAAGTAAAATCAAAAGGGTGAATCTGAATGGTTGTTTTTGCTCTCACTTTCTGTCAAAGCTCACTTTTTTGCAAGCCATCATTTCAGATCAGGTGCTGCTCACAGTCTCAGAATATAGCAGGCACATCGCATactcaaacaaagaaaaagtgtTTGAGATGCAACACCCTTTACTCAGATCAAGATAATTCTCCTCTTTCTTGCTCCTTCCACGGCCACACCAATGGTATATGCAATATGTAAATCACTTTCTTTTGTTACGCAGAAGAATTAGGACAAAAGACTTACATTCAGATCCCtttggtgttttttttatacttatctCCGGTTAGAATTAACTTTTTAACTTGATTAACTGTGTAATCAAGGTTTACACCAAAGACCATTGTGTGTTTTGAAGTAAATCTTCATATCTAATTAAGAAATAACAACAACTAGAaataagatgaatttatagtaaTATACATGTTAAAGCAGACCTCATTTTATAAGCTGGTTTGTAGAGTTAAGTTAAATGTTGATATTAAAATCATAAGTTAGAGTTTATCCTAACAAgatttattgtttattagtTCTATTATGTCACCATaagatttgttgtttgttagatTATCGTATAAGATGAAATCTCATCATGTTGATTCTGTAGAGTTGAGTAAGAATTAATATCTAATTGTTAAGAAACTGTGTTTAAGTTGTGTTTGTAAAATTATGATAGGTTTACCTGATCATTATTACCTGTGTAATGTTGTAGGAGATAAAGGTCTGTTTTCATTGGCTCCACCACACCAAGGAATTGATGGGGATTGGAGTGAAAAATCTGGAGTAATTGTGTACAAATGGAATGAGAAGAATAACAGACCAAACACTGGGCGTGCCAATTGGAAGAAAAGATGGAGTTGCTGTGCTGAGTATGATGAGAATGCTCCACCTTGTAGACGTGGCTACCATGTTTCCTATGACGATGGTTTCACCTTGTATTAGCTACTAATTTTGACTGATAcatcttttttgttttactaaaaTTCTTGTTTTCATTCCTATCAGACATGGCCAATATACCAGTAATTATAGGTAACCCTTTTCTTGGCAACACTCATTTGCATCATCAATCATTTTCTCCATTCCATAGTTGAACAAGAATCCTGCATCTATTAGCTTCTTTGAAGATAAATCTGGTATCTTGATACCTTCAATCTGTTTCAACGAGCTACAAGAAGAAATTATCAGATATTCGTTGCAGATTGTTGAGATCAGCACTCAGAATTTAAAGCCTTTGGGGTGCTCCTGGTAAGCTGGTAAGAAAGCTCAAATCTTTCCTGTGTTCTGCTTTACATTAAAGTAAACAATTGTAAACTAAGTGAACAGACAAATTCTTGCTTTCGCTGATCAAAAACTTTTGTGCATGTTTGGTTAATATGAAACTGGAACATGTTACAGATGCAAGAATCTTGTAAAACATCAACAGAAGTTACAGAACCAACCAAAGTATGaagattttcaataaatttcaaccaatattaaaatatgttattactACCTAGATTGTGTCTCACAATGGTGTTAACAGAGTAACCATATTGAAAGAGAGTCTTGATAATCCATGAACGGTTAGAATTTCAAAAGTgtaattctaagttttaaattggatagaaaaaataaataaaatataataacattaaaatccAATAACAAATGGTTAAGGTTTTGAATAAAGAGTAAtgtcaatttttataaattttgtcatttcaaatttattagattaatttttgtaaacaatgtatataatatttaaccTCACAAATTATATCTCTAattctaaatttgatttttaattttaaaacagaaACTTGTGTGctattttttcttcatcatgGACATTATTATTCTTATCATATTATCAGTACCTTACAAACATACCTTTAAAGTAAGTTAACATGATCAAGAATTTTAAGACTATAAACAAAAggatgaaaattaatttaaaaaaaaaaagaatttaatggaaaactaaaaacattaaaacttaCTACAAAAACTATGTTGAGTGGGCcattatatgttaaaatattattttattgttaacaatttaatttggcttttatattttgattgcTAAAAAcgatttaattaattattccaACCGTTTGtagtatttaaaattaatattcatttgtataatttaatattactgAAAACACAGGGATatgtgttcaatttttttataataaaaattaataaacttattattattataaaattaaatatatattatttttataattttattgtaaataattttcatttattttataggcagttttataataataaaatgattaagtttaaaaaaggttcaaattaaaaaaatgttaaatttaaagaaactgtaaaaattgataaaaataattattttaatttgaattttttttatttaaaagataaatttgaaaagCAAAGACACAAAAGGAAAAATCTATTATTGTATAAGTAGGggtaattattattatacaatttACTATATAATtggtattatatattttatatttatgtaacatctaattttaatagtaaatactattaaaataaaatattacatatatgacAGTGGAATCATTATAAGAAAACAAACCTATAAAAGACAAGATCTACACCTATACAATCATCTGACTTTCCAACGGTTTCACCCTCACATCTTATTAGAGCAACGATAAAAAAACGTCTCCCTAAattcacaccattaaggtgatcatcacaaaacagaaaacatacaaagacaaacaacataaaaataagggtaagctagtggtAAAACAGTttattataatacaatttaCACATATAATAAACATACATCATAATCATATCACAATATTTGGCTTGACTCATCCGAATATAGTATGAATGTCGAACTATGGTGGTTCATGCACTTCTGGTGGCCTCTACTACTCTACAAAGCCCTTGCAATTGGGTTTCACCCTTACCACCACACACAAGGCTAGCCTTCAAACGCTCTTTTACCAACTGGAGAAAGGCCCATCATGTTAAGATCTCCTGCTACTCTCCACGACATAAACATCTTTTTCTACTTGAGTTTGGGTTATTGAGAGTGTCAGGATAAACCACCAATACAAAGCTTCAACCATTCATACAAATAACACCACatggcaccaccatgtatcctctccgcGAGGATCATGAAATTACTTCCACCAATACCACTCACAAATAATCATTCACATATTCCTCATCATCATAACCATCTCATaatcatacatacatatacTTCACACACACATTGCATACTAACATATAAAACTTTGATCATACTTCAAAGGACCATAAATAACCAGAAACACCCTTACAAGTCATCAGAAGTCACATAATAGCACAATTTTATTTATGGCATCTTGATGCCAACATTTAGGTAAGGAAAACAACTTGGAACTCCTCACCAACAACTCCAGAAGGGTTCAAAGCCCccaaaacgacctaaagaacaTCCAAAACTCATATCTAAAACCCTGAAAACTCTCTAAAACAGTTGCAATGACGCCCAGGGGCTGGCGCTCAGCGCTGGCACCTCTGGAAACGGGCACTTTGCGCCTTGTTTAGGCACTATCAGAAAACTCCAACCCTTTTTAGCCCACTTTGTACACTTCTCCCACAACTTTGAAAGGTTTCCATGACCTTCTAAACACTATGAAACTTTAGAAATTACATCTCTAACTCAAATTAACCATCTAAAACCTAATTCACTCACTCTAACTCGTCCAAACTTGGTTCTATACCTTTCCTATCAGATTTGTACAACTTAAAAGCTTAAAAAGTGATAAATGACTTTATGACAGACCCAAATGTCTCAAACCAGCTTACAAACCTAGCTTCACAATTTCACCACTCAAAACTCCACTTTTACACCAAAAACCCTTTTAAAACTTCAACTATGAACCACCTCTTTGCTACACATTCGTATTCCATGATCTAACCCTTCTAACAAGTCCCAAATTATCTCATGACAGCTCCTAGACAGTTATTTTCTCACTTCCGCCCCTCTTTCTCAAACTCACCCTTGAAAACCCCTCTTTTAGCCTTAAAACTCAAGAATTTGACCACCATTCACCCAAACACTTAAATTCAGTATTTCAACCTCCAAACCACTTCATCACACTCAACCATGACAGTATCACGCATTACAATCACACGATTCCAATTATCCTCAACATCATACtatcaaaatcatcaattaaacatACATAGTATACACACAATTGTACCAATTTCTTAAAGTCATCTATAATTCATAGagatacaaattttataatacaaCCATAAACTAAAGTAAGAAttctaacttcccttacctcacaaTAAGTTGTCTGACTCAAAGAATGTTCTGCCAATTGCTTGAAACACAAAGAATCTCTAGAAGAACCTACGAAACACCGAAGGATGATCGGACATAGTCCTTATAACCTCAATTTATCCAAGGATGAAAAGGAAAACAGAAAGGCTACATGCAAAGGAGAATTCTTAGACAGAATCACAGATTGAAATCGAACAGAAACAATGGTAGAAACTTACTAGCTCTATGACAGAAATTGATTGGCTAGAAATGTAGACCTCGTCGTCATGATCGATTAGACACCTTCTGATCGTGAAAGAGATGATTCAAGAGTCAGAACTCTAAGAGAAAAGGTAAAGAACTCTaaaaaagtggtttctagagggatgatacattttaaaataatgaaactcgtttataacaaaattatttataaataacccatttaatattaaaataactgagtctcattatttttaaactaccaCCATTTCTAATATACCATTTTTTGGGATTTTACAGTTTCtatctaaaattaaataaaatcatgaaaaagaaaataaatgtatgCTATGATTGTTGCATACAAGTATTCTCTATTTACTTCTAAAACCTTAATGAAAGTACATTTTGAAAATCTCGACTTATTTCCAATTAAAAAGTAAGGGTGTAGATTGAGTTTATGGATCTAGATAAACATGTACCACACAAACATCACTTTTGGGGGttaatttatttgatgttaTATTAATACGTTTTAACGGTTAACCttagatattataattttctttcattaacCTTTTTTACAATGTTTCGACCATACAAACATAATCCGGATGGTATCATGTACCTGGTCCGAGATCACCTCAGACTTATATATAGTACAATTATCATTTgagattatttgttattatgttttgtataatttatctcacaaaaaatataacattgtATATAATCATATTAGTATTAATGATATGATCAATAGTATTTATTGTTtgtgataatttttaattatttcactcataaagaaatatttatataggcttaattatatatttggtttttaaatttatttgattgttcattttcgtttttttattatttttttcaaattaatctttttatttttcaaaacaattcaattTGATCGTTAAGttaaagttcatttcttattattatatggTAATCATCCAAATactattttaacaatatataaattgaatattCATATTGGTTTTCTAGTAAATAATCTATCTTTTGGTGAGTTACATACTAGATATTG
The Vigna angularis cultivar LongXiaoDou No.4 chromosome 5, ASM1680809v1, whole genome shotgun sequence genome window above contains:
- the LOC108321771 gene encoding uncharacterized protein LOC108321771, translating into MVVFALTFCQSSLFCKPSFQIRCCSQSQNIAGTSHTQTKKKCLRCNTLYSDQDNSPLSCSFHGHTNGDKGLFSLAPPHQGIDGDWSEKSGVIVYKWNEKNNRPNTGRANWKKRWSCCAEYDENAPPCRRGYHVSYDDGFTLY
- the LOC108321770 gene encoding vestitone reductase; the protein is MEESKGRVCVTGGTGFIGSWIIKTLLQDGYSVNTTVRHNPEQKKDVSFLTSLPGASQRLQILSADLSNPESFSAAIEGCVGVFHVATPVDFEQREAEEVVTKRSIDGALGILKACLNCKSVKRVVYTSSASAVIYSGKEEQVMDESSWTDVDLLRASKPFAWSYAVSKTLTEKAVLEFGEQNALDVVTLIPSFVFGSFIIPKLPGSVHASFKFACGEETTFGSLLEVAMVHVDDVARAHIFLLENQNPKGRYNCSKCLVTYERISELVSAKYQEFKPKTVDKMEGTKIPDLSSKKLTDAGFVFKYGVEEMLDDAIQCCKEKGISLKE